DNA from Quercus lobata isolate SW786 chromosome 1, ValleyOak3.0 Primary Assembly, whole genome shotgun sequence:
TAAATATTGAGGTGTTGTTGCATTTGTATTATTTGTTCTAAATTGAACAATTTACAGAACCACCAAGAACATTATTTATATTCAGATcctgtttatttttttacctttctaTTCTGGGCTCTTGATTTATGCCACTCTAGTACACTTCTAGTGTACTTGGTTagttttttctaataaaatttcttacattacttatcaattttttttttttaacctttctaTTTGATCAGCTCAACTgaaataaatacataatttcctgaaaattgttttgctatttttgagTTTGGTTTTTGGAGGTAGCACATGCCTCATATTCGGGTTGCCCATATCTGTGTTGTCTTCTGACAGCACCAGTGGTTTAGGGCAAACCAATAAGTCCAAGTAACATGGAACTTAACAAAAAGATGTCATTGTTTTCTTTCAGTAGTCCATTGTGGTGATTGCATAAATGTTCCCCTGCACATGTTGTTAATTGTTCATTTTGTATTAAAAGTTGTTTTAGTTTggaaattttttcaaaggattatttattttactgtCAAATTTTTGGATGCACATGTTTTATTGGAACATGGATTAGTGTTTGCTATTATGCAGTTGTGGTCTTAAGTTATATGGACTGACATGCCAGTACCTCATGTTTATGGTGTTCGCTTTGTTTATGTTAATGCAAAATCTATTGTGTCTATATGTGATTACCAGGCACCGGAAACTAAACCTCCAGTTGAAAGGGCTCCAAAGAAACCCGCAGTGGAAGCTGctgaaaagaaaggaaaaactgTTGAAGTAGTAAAAGAAGAGCCACTAGATCCTGTAGCTGAGAAACTGCGCCAACAAAggtaaaaattcaaatatttattactGCTAATAAtggatttattttcttcttttgggtagtaaaTCAATTGTAGGCATGTCTATTTCTTATCTGGTGATTGGTAAATGATTTCTAGATAACCCTTAAAATTATGGGGCAGCaataaatattactttttacACTATCTGTCTTGAGCAGCATGATGTGTTAAAGttgcatttcttttttgcatCTAATGCTAGACTCAGATTGTTGGTAACTGGTGATGCAAGTTGGTTTCTCTCATTACACTGCGTCCTGCAAGTCTTATGAACCAACAGTTTTAAGTTGGTTTCTCCTGTGCacaataaaattgataatatccAGAAAAAAATCCACTGAAACTGACCCTTTTTTGAGCTTTATTTTAAGTGTATCTAGGTAACTTTGTAGGGGGGCTTTTAGCGTGCCAGATTTGTTGTCTCAtatctgggttttgtttttgtttttttccttactctttttgctttttattttttattttatttttattttttactttaaaaaccTCTAAGCAAATTGAGACCACTAAACTGGACAAAGAACAAAGTTGATATCCCAGATCCTAATCTCTTTTGTCAGTGTTTGGCATCCAGAAGTGTCCCCCAACAACCTTGCTTGTCTTTCTGATCATAGTGCACAGTTGATGGTTGATGTTGCCCATAGTTTTGAACAGTGTGCTTGATAAGTTTTTGCGTCATGCTATAGGATGCACATTGTTCTGTTTTAAATTATGGGCTTGCCTGcatttgtttttctatttaagTTTGTTTGGGATCAAAATCATTGAAAAACAAATGCAGATCATGATTTATTAGAACGGTTTGATCCCTGCTAATTTGGAACTTGTGTATTGATCTTAATAGACAATAGTGTGGAGGCTTGTAAAAACTTAATAATATGcatgttttatttgtttctgGTATACTGAGAGGATGTTTACTGCAACTATATTGTCCATGACAGGCTGGTGGAAGAAGCAGATTATAAATCTACCAAAGAACTATTTGGTGAGAGAGGAGATGAGAAGACTCTTGATAATTTTATCCCCAAATCAGATACTGATTTCTTGGAATATGCAGAGCTCGTATCACAAAAGCTGCGTCCATTTGAGGTGTGTTAAATTGTCTTCCTCTGTTTTGACCAAAGGTGAAGTGAATATCTAACTTTGTTAATAAATGTACCTGTGCTTCTGTGATACAGAAAAGTTACCATTATATTGCTTTACTCAAGGATGTAATGAGACTGTCAATGACTACTTTGAAAGCAGCAGATGCAAAAGATGTTGCATCTTCTGTTACAGCAATTGCAaatgaaaaactaaaagcaGAGAAGGAAGCAAATGCTGGTAAAAAGAAAGGTATCTTTTTGTGTACTTTGACTTCCTGGATACTTCAAGAGGATCACATACGGAATTGGAAATCCGTTGTGATGGACAGACATTGacttttatgtatttaatggATTTATCTCTCCATTTTTTCAGTTGGTGCTCTCAGTTCTGTAATGAGGAATTTATCAATAACTTATCAATTTGTGTTTCTCAATTGTTTTTCCTTGCCTGCAGCCCCTAGGAAAAAGCCGTTCCTTGTTGACAAGCCAAACGATGAAATGGTTGTTACTTCCTATGATGCTCTTGATGACTATGATTTCATGTGAGTGTTTTGTTCCAGTCAGAAATTGGATTCTGCATTTAAGTCATTGAAGTAGGGATAAGATCCTCCGGCGTCCCCCTCCCCAGATAATCACGAGTGTTATTGCTGTATTTGTTCTATAAGAAACTGTCACATTGCCTTCTATATTTTATGgtcaattttgttagttttgaaTACTAGATCTACATTTGTTTGCATATACTATATGTTGTGCTTTTGCCCAAGTCATTGAAAAACTTGTTACTGTCAAAAGTATAATTACTatttattgagatttttttattcaagTCCTTCAATAATTTTGcattatcaaatattttaggTTGGATAAATGTGATGCGTGTTGAATGGGtgcaaaaaataatgaatggaaaaatgagaaaaataaatatgcCAACAGGATCTTTATTGACATGCCTGGTAAATTGCCACTGGTTATACCTATGCAGACTATGATAAAGTTGCTTTATAATCAAGGATAGATGGTTAAGAAAAATGGATAAAAGTTGTCATTTTGTATTTGCTTATCGTATtcctttgttctcttttttccaAACCCACTTCTTGTGATGTGCCTTGGCACCCTATCGAGTTCAACAACTGAGAAATTAGCTATTGAccggaaaaaagagagaaaaaaacctGAGAAATTAGCCAATGTAGCCATTTTTGTGAAATActagttttgaatcttttgatgaacgTGTAAGGCATGTAAAAATCACTATCATCAaatattagtaataaacaaCTTTGTGATTAATTCTATCATGGCTTTCTTTAATCAAAGGCTGATGGAAGATTACGAAGTTTTTTGAGCACAGGAAAATGACTCTTAGTACTCAGTAGTGGTGTCCTCTCAGGATTGAATAATAAGGCTTGAACGTAAGATAGATATGATCCAAGATCGGATGACATTTTATACATTTCAAGTGAATAGACTACAAATTCTCTCTTTTATGTAGAATTTTCATATTAATCTTCTTGTTCTCAATCCTTGGAACAGAGTATATAAACATTAAGGATACTAATACTACAAAATATTGACCAGTACTTGTAACTAAATATCACCCACCAAAAACTAcccaaaatgaaattcaaaatcatAGATCAGAAAGATAAAGGTTTAAAtatatgttgtaaaatttttgtgtcGATAGCATTAAGTTTGATATAAAAATCggaaaaaagtaaaatacaagGTAGCAATAATGacataaaagtaattaaaatagTGAAGCCGACAGCCCACcaagtcacttttttttttttgagagagagagagcaagtcACTTAGAGcactaacatttttatttttttttatttttttggagaaaccttagagcactagcattggtTGTGCTAAAAAAAGCTTCTTTGACATaccaaaaagttactttatttattttaatacatcACTTAATAATACATTCTACATCTCATCTGTTATACTTTTAAcattgtatttataatttttttctttattatttgtttccaacggttattttttaaaataattatgttCTTACcgtcatattttttaaaacctaacttttcctaacaatgattaaaaattaataaattattctaaCAGTCATATATCTAGaaatcctttgtttttttttggtgacaatcatatttttggaatttttttccttaacgATTATACAGGTTCTTTGAAGAGTATGATAGATGCAATGGAAACTACCAATGTAGTCCATAGAAAACTCACACGCACAACTCatatcaaattacaataaaaactcATATCCATAATTCACACACTCAAAGTTCCTACAACTCGCCTTGTAATTGCCACCAATGTTCGACGAGGTCCAATTGGTGTTGAGAACGAACTTCTTGGTCTCTATTGCGTTTATAAAATTGAgcaaatttcaaaaacttgcgGGTGTGACACGTGTGTTAAAAATCAAGCACCGCCTCTCTTATTCTCTAGAAAATTCTCTTGCATTCCGGATTTTTCTATGAGATGTCTCTCTTTAATTCTCTAGAGACTTCTATGTAGAAGTAAAACTCagccataaatttttttgtaatagtCTAGAAGGGgctagaaattaaaataaaaataatttagtttgtttggataccgcttattgctgaaaactgaaaacactatagcaaaataatttttaaatgtgtgaatagtgccgtgggaccaatttttaatgaaaattttgctgaaaaaagaggtttgtgagtcttgtgaacagtgcatgggacccatTGACAGACGCAAATATGCAACGCAAGCGTTAAAAACAATATCCAAACTCCAAGACCTAGATGTGTGAAGTGAGGGGAAGTACGACCAAGACTAGTGtgaagtgaaaaaaagaaagtcaagAGTGGTTGTGTCATAGGGTTGGTATTTAGGTGTCTAGGAGTAAGGTGTCAAGTGTGTGCAATTGTattgttcacgggacccactaACAGATGCAAACGCGCAACGCAAGCATTGAAAATGCTATCCAAACTCCAAGACCTAGATGTGTGAAGTGAGGTGAAGTACGAGTAAGCACCAAGACTAGTGtgaagtgaaaaaaagaaagtcaagAGCGGTTGTGTCATAGAGTTAGTAGCCAGGTGTCTAGGAGTAAGGTGTCAAGTGTGTGCAATTGTATTGTTCATGGGATGCATTGACATACGCAAACGCGCAACGCAAACGTTGAAAACGCTATCCAAACTCCAAGACCTAGATGTGTGAAGTGAGGTCAAGTATGGGTAAGCACCAAGACTAGTgtaaagtgaaaaaaagaaagtcaagAGTGGTTGTGTCATAGGGTTAGTAGCTAGGTGTCTAGGAGTAAGGTGTTAAGTGTGTGCAATTGTATTTTGTGAGTAAGTGTCGTGTGCAGTGAAAGAAAGGTGCTATGCGTGCGCTAGTGCTAGTGAGTCAAAACATCAGTGCTTGTAAAGTGTTGTAATTTAAAGAGTCCAGTTTTTAAGAAAAGGTCTTTGCTTAGTGTTTTGTTCAACATTGTGTATGAGGATTTCATCAACTTGTTCATAATTGAAATTTATAGCTTTATTTTCATCTTGCTCATCTTCAATAATCATGTTATGGAGAATATTGGACGCTTTCATGATGTTTTAGAGCATTTCAAGATTGAAAAAAATCATCTAGGTCCACATACAAATGCAAATTGTGCTTGAAGCACTCCAATTACATTACATGCTTTACATCCTTCCTATTTGCCTCATGAgattttgcaaataattttcttttttgtccaAGTGGAGGCAAGATTGTTTTTACAGATGTTGACCACTTTGGATATATGCCATTGGCAAGGTAGTATCTCATTGTATAATCATTATCATTGATTAAGTAATTAACTGAAAGAGCATGTCCTTGTGCGAGCTTGGAAAATATATGAAACTGCTCTAACATGTTAATGTCATTATTTGACTTAGATAATTCAAAGAAATGCATGTTATATCCAAAAATCATATGATGCCATTgctttcaaaataataattggcTCACATCTTTCCATGCAGCTGGacaatttttcatttctaatgCATCCAATCAATGTTCCCAAACATCCACAGAAATCCATGGCTTTGGACATGGGCTAACAATCTAGCAATTTCTTCATTGTTTGGCAACCTCAAgtatttccttgaaaatttcAACCATCACTACAACAATGCTAGTGCCATCGCTCTTACTAATTGATTTGAATAcaacaattcttcttttttatttaatttaattaattaatttatttttgagaaaagaataCAATAGTGACAACTGAGAACCATGATTTGAAGtgaattagaatttaattagggATGAAACCTCATCACCATAATAATTGTGAATCTCAAGGTAGAGATTCAACTATTGATTATTATTTACCTAAATTGAGGGATTTACAATTATAATGAAGTCGttacttattttaatttataaacaaaaaaaaaaaatcagataaaaattttatttttattaataagtaataaaatacaTAACTTTGGTCCTcgttataatataaaaaaaaatgaagattacaataattaaattgctagttacaatctaaaaaaaggtaaaaatatacTCACTAAATCACAAATTGCATCATctaattttgtccaaaattcaattcaGTCTTGTAACTTTCAGTTTGGTCATTTTAGTCTGCCCAACTTTAATTCGTGTTCAATGTAGTCCTTCTGTACACTCCATTAGGTAGGTTGCCTTTAAGTTCCCCAAAATGACTACGTGTTGTTAGTTTTGAAAttctgaaattaaaaaaataaaaataaaaatctagaaaatttataaaaaatagatttttttttttcttttccaattaaAAGGATATGTCTTGCAAGTCTCTTGGATGCTTGAAAATTTAAGAACCTTGATCTCAAGGTGTGCCATGGTAATTAATAAGTTCAAAGGGTTGAAATATGCCGGTATACAGATTTGATTCCAatttagtacaattttttttcttcagaaaaaagaaaaagaaataaacctTTTCAGTACAACTCACTCAACTCCTTTCCATGCCCTTACACCACTGCAATTCATTATAAACCATTCAAGCAACTATATTGCGAAAGCAAACTTTATTTGTGTAGTTTATTGATTTCAAAAGTGGGTTGAGTTCGGCTTAGAATTTGctcaaagacaaaaaaagtTTCGATATGCTCAAGATAAGGTGTTTATGATCTTTTACCCATCTCTTTTGCACCAAATTGAATTTTTGAGTGAAACTAgtttcattggaaagtagacaTTCAGGGTTTCAAAATAGACACATTTGAAATTTGATCTAATTTGGAATCTAATTTGGATTTGAATCAAGTGAGATATTAAGATTTAAAGTTGACACATGAATGTTAAATTTGAGAAGTACTAGAAAGAAAAATTGCACGATTTTGAGTCCAAATTTTGATAGGAGAAAATTTCCTGCTAGGTTTTAACTCTACTTTATGCATTTATATAAATCACTAATTGCACAACTTTTAAAGGCAAGGAGGCTATACTAGAGCAAAATAGTGccattcaaagagaaaaaaatatggCCTCATGGATTGACAAACACAGTTCGTGGAAAGTATTCATAATAGAAGAGTTTAAGCGATTTGGAGCTGATTGTAGGGCCACAAGAGTAAGTTACCTATTGGGTGTAGAATCTTGAGTCATGGGTATATCTCAAATTATAAAGCTTCGATTCTATTAGTTAATTACTTCTTGGGGCTGGGGTTAAGCCCCCATATTGGTATCTTTGAATGCCTTCATAAGTTTTCCACTTCGTCAACAATGGACTGTGTTAGAACACCTTGATTATAATTGTTGACTTGTTTACGGTGGTAATTAACAATTAACCGGAAATCAATCTGCATTTGTACTGTTAATTTTCAAAGTTGATTAGTTCCCCATAAAATCGACCAAGGGGTCTAAATTACACCTTTCACAAACAATCATTTTCACACATAATGATTACTAGCTGTGGGATTTCACTTTTTAGTAATCTGAAACTTGATCAACCACgagatctgtttttttttttttttttttttttgcaatacacTACATAAATATTGATCTATAAAGCTTGCAACAGTTGAGTTAATCTTGTTGAGTTGTAGTACTACATAGAGCTTAAGTAGACTACTACCTAATATCAGTTTATTTAGTAAGTGAAAGAAATTGCATACCTCCCATCTCTAGCTCTGTGTGCCACTGAATGTTTTGGTACTAAGCAAAGATGCATGATCTATTCTGCCCATAGCATGTTGTACATCTAATTCAACGACCACTTCTGAGGATTGAATCAGTGCTAAACATGGAAGGAGCAGAACCCATGCTAGATGAAGGAAATAGCGATAAACCATATGCTTCACTATTTGTAGATGTACCAAAACAAGCATCGTCATGTGGCAACTCCGGCAGATCAGCATCACCATCTAAAAACTGCATCACTTGCCTCTTGCTAGGCCTAGCTGCGGGCATTGACTGTGAGCAAAACAGGCCTAGTTTCAAAACCAATTCCATTTCTTCTTTTACATAACTACCTTCCAATCTAGGGTCACTAGCATCCAGGATGGCTCCTTTTCTCCAGCATTGAAGGACATAATCAACCAAAATCATCTCTGCAGGCAGACATTGTATCTCTATTGGCCTTCTTCCACAAGCCACTTCAAGCATGAAAGCCCCAAAAGCAAACACATCAGTGCAAGTGGTTGCCCTTCCTGTTCTAGTAAGCTCAGGAGCCAAATAACCCACAGTTCCAGCCACATTAGTGGTTTGGGGATTGGCACCATGGTCGCATAATCTGGCAAGGCCAAAATCTCCTAGCCTTCCATTTAATTCGGCATCTAATAGAACATTGCTTGCTTTTACATCTCTATGTAGAGCAACTTGTTCCCACTCTTCATGGAGGTAGAGAAGGCCAGATGCTACTCCTTTGAGGATTTGAAATCGTTGAAGCCAGTTAAGATTTGGTTTTTCATTGCCATAAAAGAACTTGTCAAGGCTTCCATTGGGCATATAATCATAGACCAAGAGGAGTTCACCCTTTCGCCTGCAATATCCTAGGAGCTGCACCAAGTTCCTGTGC
Protein-coding regions in this window:
- the LOC115986061 gene encoding eukaryotic translation initiation factor 3 subunit J-like isoform X2 — translated: MEDWEDEQIPPIPTKEQSKINWDDEDVDNDDVKESWEDEDEHTTAPETKPPVERAPKKPAVEAAEKKGKTVEVVKEEPLDPVAEKLRQQRLVEEADYKSTKELFGERGDEKTLDNFIPKSDTDFLEYAELVSQKLRPFEPLGKSRSLLTSQTMKWLLLPMMLLMTMISCECFVPVRNWILHLSH
- the LOC115986061 gene encoding eukaryotic translation initiation factor 3 subunit J-like isoform X1; translated protein: MEDWEDEQIPPIPTKEQSKINWDDEDVDNDDVKESWEDEDEHTTAPETKPPVERAPKKPAVEAAEKKGKTVEVVKEEPLDPVAEKLRQQRLVEEADYKSTKELFGERGDEKTLDNFIPKSDTDFLEYAELVSQKLRPFEKSYHYIALLKDVMRLSMTTLKAADAKDVASSVTAIANEKLKAEKEANAGKKKAPRKKPFLVDKPNDEMVVTSYDALDDYDFM